The proteins below are encoded in one region of Nilaparvata lugens isolate BPH chromosome X, ASM1435652v1, whole genome shotgun sequence:
- the LOC120354827 gene encoding uncharacterized protein LOC120354827 isoform X3: protein MYQNSVLSNANCRHQSVTSHKKFPLLHLVSWKFPEQLDRRLAMGSTSNPGENVQQPANGVSFKKMCCLRTLTWNSSKLNNQLDIEKNREEISQNLTRKEVGQHSQTEQSLQKEVGQHSQTEQSLQKEVGHLQVFWGYSMVVVQMPPLPLKLLQDPLVIGESRDDRMPRL from the exons ATGTACCAGAACTCCGTCTTGAGTAACGCGAACTGCCGTCATCAGTCCGTCACAAGCCACAA gAAGTTCCCTCTTTTGCATCTCGTGTCATGGAAGTTTCCGGAACAATTGGATCGGAGGCTAGCAATGGGTTCCACATCCAACCCCGGAGAAAACGTCCAGCAACCGGCAAACGGTGTGTCTTTTAAAAAA ATGTGCTGTTTGAGAACCTTGACGTGGAACTCATCAAAACTGAACAATCAGTTAGATATTGAGAAGAATCGTGAAGAGATTAGCCAGAATCTCACGCGGAAGGAAGTGGGCCAACATTCACAAACAGAGCAATCACTTCAGAAGGAAGTGGGCCAACATTCACAAACAGAGCAATCACTTCAGAAGGAAGTGGGCCATTTACAAGTCTTTTGGGGATACTCAATGGTGGTGGTCCAAATGCCTCCACTACCATTGAAGCTTCTGCAAGATCCACTGG TCATCGGCGAATCCAGAGATGACCGGATGCCTCGGCTCTGA